In a single window of the Deltaproteobacteria bacterium genome:
- a CDS encoding PDZ domain-containing protein, with protein MRCAFRWLDLMGVGAAALLIALAVSAVVDAAVEPLFFVPKLSSPAPNPHVTLDEIQMARVFGISPRAPQPLAPAPAPPMAHLRGAVLSNHAAWSWALLDEGRGAVPLLPGDSLGDCVLESVESDRAIVRCGDTLHSVGLDGPIAAARSEREPDVVATLTHVERNRLAADPNLWLTSARVLPVLKNGRISGVTALWVQPGGPAAALGLQVGDVIHSVDGIDVGNLDALAAHLPALLTASHAVVSLERAGSTRNIALELRD; from the coding sequence ATGCGCTGCGCCTTTCGCTGGCTGGACTTGATGGGGGTCGGTGCCGCTGCGCTGCTCATCGCCCTGGCGGTGAGCGCCGTGGTGGACGCCGCCGTGGAGCCACTGTTCTTCGTGCCAAAACTGTCCAGTCCGGCGCCCAATCCGCATGTGACACTCGACGAAATCCAGATGGCGCGCGTGTTCGGCATCAGCCCGCGCGCACCGCAGCCACTGGCGCCGGCGCCGGCGCCGCCGATGGCGCACCTGCGCGGGGCGGTCTTGTCGAATCACGCCGCGTGGTCGTGGGCGCTGCTCGACGAAGGCCGCGGCGCGGTGCCGCTCTTGCCCGGAGATTCTCTCGGCGATTGCGTGCTCGAGTCCGTCGAGAGCGACCGGGCGATCGTCCGGTGCGGAGACACGCTGCACTCGGTCGGCCTCGACGGTCCCATCGCGGCTGCGCGCTCGGAGCGCGAGCCCGACGTCGTGGCCACGCTGACCCACGTAGAGCGCAATCGCTTGGCCGCCGATCCGAATCTCTGGCTGACCAGCGCGCGCGTACTCCCGGTTCTGAAGAACGGCAGAATCAGCGGCGTGACGGCGCTGTGGGTGCAGCCTGGCGGTCCAGCTGCCGCGCTGGGCCTGCAGGTCGGCGATGTGATCCACAGCGTCGACGGCATCGACGTCGGAAACCTGGACGCACTCGCTGCCCACCTGCCCGCCTTGCTCACGGCCAGCCACGCTGTCGTCTCCCTGGAGCGCGCGGGCTCGACGCGGAACATCGCCCTGGAGCTCCGCGATTGA
- a CDS encoding general secretion pathway protein GspC, with translation MELLFRKYFWAVNLLFLALAALLVARALNVFTESALAGAPDVNPPVSTAPRPAYAMATRLDPEAMSRVTGIPLPKPEVALKEPALGDAKKDDLTSVPLHTTLHVRLLGTTVSTNKYWSFAVIEDTQAHTNDTYMVDDRIQGAKVLDILDDCTEFSKDDQPNGCVIVLNNGHREYIDDKEGNGPVAAIVAKPTEVANTEPPPSTVNGNGIRSVGENKYQVQKSELDKTLSNLNDVAMQARIVPAFKDGVATGFKLFSIRPDSIYSKIGVQNGDVIRRINGFEINSPDKALEAYAKLKDSSHIEIEIDRNGSTVNKQYDVVQ, from the coding sequence GTGGAGCTCTTGTTTCGCAAGTACTTCTGGGCAGTGAACCTGCTCTTCCTGGCGCTCGCCGCGCTGCTCGTGGCGCGCGCGCTGAACGTGTTCACCGAGAGCGCGCTGGCGGGTGCACCCGACGTGAACCCGCCAGTGTCGACCGCGCCGCGGCCGGCCTACGCCATGGCCACCCGGCTGGATCCCGAGGCCATGTCGCGCGTCACCGGCATCCCGCTGCCCAAGCCCGAGGTGGCGCTCAAGGAGCCCGCGCTCGGCGACGCCAAGAAGGACGACCTCACCTCCGTGCCGCTGCACACCACCCTGCACGTGCGGCTGCTCGGCACCACGGTCTCCACGAACAAGTACTGGTCCTTCGCGGTCATCGAGGACACGCAGGCGCACACCAACGACACGTACATGGTCGACGACCGAATCCAGGGCGCCAAGGTCCTCGACATCCTCGACGACTGCACCGAGTTCTCGAAGGACGACCAGCCCAACGGCTGCGTGATCGTGCTCAACAACGGGCACCGCGAGTACATCGACGACAAGGAGGGCAACGGCCCCGTGGCCGCCATCGTGGCCAAGCCCACCGAGGTCGCCAACACCGAACCGCCGCCCTCCACCGTCAACGGCAATGGCATCAGGTCCGTGGGCGAGAACAAGTATCAAGTCCAGAAGTCGGAACTGGATAAGACACTGTCGAACCTGAACGACGTGGCCATGCAGGCGCGCATCGTGCCGGCCTTCAAGGACGGCGTGGCCACCGGCTTCAAGCTCTTCAGCATCCGGCCCGACAGCATCTACTCGAAGATCGGCGTCCAGAACGGCGACGTCATCCGCCGCATCAACGGCTTCGAGATCAACAGCCCGGACAAGGCCCTCGAGGCCTATGCCAAGTTGAAAGACTCGAGCCACATCGAGATCGAAATCGACCGCAACGGCAGCACGGTCAACAAGCAGTACGACGTCGTCCAGTAA